The segment GACCGCGTCGAGGCGGTGGCCGGTGAAGGCGATCATCCCGTCGAGCTCGGTGACCTGGGCCAGGGTGCGGGGGTAGCCGTCGAGCAGGAAGCCCGGCTCGGCGTCCGGCTCGTCGATGCGGTTGCGCACCATCAGGTTGGTGACCTCGTCGGGGACGTACTCCCCGGCGTCCATGAAGCGCTTCGCCTCGACGCCCAGGGGTGTGCCCTGGGAGACGTTGGCGCGGAAGATGTCACCGGTCGAGATCGCCGGGATGCCGAAGTGCTCGGCCACGAAGCGGGCCTGCGTGCCCTTGCCCGCACCCGGCGGGCCCATGAGGATCAGTCTCATCTACTTCAGGAATCCTTCGTAGTTGCGCTGCTGGAGCTGGCTCTCGATCTGCTTCACCGTGTCGAGTGCCACGCCGACCATGATGAGGATCGAGGTGCCGCCGAACGGGAAGTTCTGGCTGGCATTGATCATCGCGAAGGCGACGAGCGGGACCAACGAGATCGCACCGAGGTAGAGCGCTCCAGGGAACGTGATGCGGGACAGGACGTAGGACAGGTAGTCCTCGGTCGGCTTGCCCGCCCGGATCCCGGGGATGAAGCCGCCGTACTTCTTCATGTTGTCCGCCACCTCGACAGGATTGAAGGTGATCGAGACGTAGAAGTACGTGAAGAAGATGATCAGCAGGAAGTACGTCGCCATGTAGAGCGGGTGGTCGCCGCCGACGAGGTAGGTCCCGATGAAGTCGAGCACGGGGTTCTGGCTCTCGGGGTTGAACTGCACCGCCATCGCCGGGAGGTAGAGCAGCGACGAGGCGAAGATGACCGGGATGATGCCGGCCTGGTTGACCTTGAGCGGGATGTAGGTCGAGTTGCCCCCGAACATCTTACGGCCGACCATGCGACGGGCGTACTGCACCGGGATGCGGCGCTGGGCCTGCTCGATGAAGATGACGCCGGCCACGAGGAGGAGGCCGATCACCATCACGATGCCGAAGGTGACCCAGCCCTGGGAGGTCTGCACGCTCCACAGGGCCGCCGGGAAGGTCGCGACGACCTGGGTGAAGATGAGGATCGACATGCCGTTGCCGATGCCGCGGTCGGTGATGAGCTCACCGAGCCACATGATGACCGCGGTGCCCGCCGTCATCGTGATGACCATGACCAGGAACGTCGCGGTGCCGTCGTCGTGCAGCAGGTCGCGCGTGCAGCCCTGCAGCAGGGCGCCGCTGCGCGCGAGGGCGACGATGCCGGTCGCCTGCAGCACGGCCAGGCCCAGGGTCAGGTAGCGCGTGTACTGGGTGATCTTCGTCTG is part of the Nocardioides cavernae genome and harbors:
- a CDS encoding adenylate kinase — translated: MRLILMGPPGAGKGTQARFVAEHFGIPAISTGDIFRANVSQGTPLGVEAKRFMDAGEYVPDEVTNLMVRNRIDEPDAEPGFLLDGYPRTLAQVTELDGMIAFTGHRLDAVVVLTVDPEELVQRLLQRAQTDGRADDTEDVIRRRQEVYSEQTEPLIGVYRERGILVEVDGMGEVDEVTTRIFDALDVVPQS
- the secY gene encoding preprotein translocase subunit SecY, translated to MLGAFANAFRTPDLRRKLLFVLLIVTIFRLGSQVPTPGVHVANVQACINQLEEGGLYSLINLFSGGALLQLTIFALGIMPYITASIILQLLVVVIPRLEALKKEGQAGQTKITQYTRYLTLGLAVLQATGIVALARSGALLQGCTRDLLHDDGTATFLVMVITMTAGTAVIMWLGELITDRGIGNGMSILIFTQVVATFPAALWSVQTSQGWVTFGIVMVIGLLLVAGVIFIEQAQRRIPVQYARRMVGRKMFGGNSTYIPLKVNQAGIIPVIFASSLLYLPAMAVQFNPESQNPVLDFIGTYLVGGDHPLYMATYFLLIIFFTYFYVSITFNPVEVADNMKKYGGFIPGIRAGKPTEDYLSYVLSRITFPGALYLGAISLVPLVAFAMINASQNFPFGGTSILIMVGVALDTVKQIESQLQQRNYEGFLK